In Flavobacterium endoglycinae, one DNA window encodes the following:
- a CDS encoding M20/M25/M40 family metallo-hydrolase, whose protein sequence is MKFLPKISIVLCLFFLSTVLNAQKNTLALTFYKHDKYLSSDKLEGRFVGTKGNNKAAAYIKKHFKKYRLQQFGESYYQPFKVFVKEGINKMKSDSVATQNVFGFIEGSDEKLKNEFIVIGAHYDHWGWGGIGSGSKKKDTVAIHNGADDNASGVSALLCIVEEVSKLKVKPKRSIIFVSFSGEEEGLLGSKYFVNHLPVKKENIKVMLNMDMVGRLNAEKQIYMGGAGTFPNGAELMKNLGQNSGLNPVVFAGDVGGSDHVTFYKAGISAIGFHTGGHPQYHTPEDDIDLINFEGGALVSKYIYNALVSIANYNEELVFIKQD, encoded by the coding sequence ATGAAATTTTTACCGAAAATCAGTATTGTTTTATGTCTGTTTTTTTTGAGTACAGTTTTAAATGCTCAAAAAAATACCCTAGCACTGACTTTTTACAAACACGATAAATACCTTTCGTCTGATAAGTTAGAAGGACGTTTTGTGGGAACAAAAGGGAATAACAAGGCGGCAGCTTATATCAAAAAGCATTTTAAAAAATACCGTTTACAGCAATTTGGCGAGAGTTATTATCAGCCTTTTAAAGTATTTGTAAAAGAAGGAATTAACAAAATGAAATCCGATAGTGTTGCGACCCAAAATGTTTTCGGATTTATAGAAGGTTCTGATGAAAAACTCAAAAATGAATTCATTGTAATTGGCGCACATTATGACCATTGGGGTTGGGGCGGAATAGGATCGGGGAGCAAGAAAAAAGATACTGTGGCGATTCATAACGGAGCCGATGATAATGCTTCGGGCGTTTCGGCATTGTTGTGTATTGTTGAAGAAGTTTCTAAACTGAAAGTGAAGCCCAAACGGAGTATTATTTTTGTTTCTTTCAGTGGAGAAGAAGAAGGTTTATTAGGATCTAAATATTTTGTGAACCATCTTCCAGTAAAAAAAGAAAACATAAAAGTAATGCTCAACATGGATATGGTGGGAAGATTAAACGCCGAAAAACAAATCTATATGGGTGGAGCGGGAACTTTCCCAAACGGAGCAGAACTCATGAAAAACCTAGGACAAAACAGCGGACTAAATCCAGTGGTATTCGCAGGCGATGTTGGCGGTTCGGATCACGTTACTTTTTATAAAGCTGGAATTTCTGCAATTGGTTTCCACACAGGCGGACATCCGCAGTATCACACACCAGAAGATGATATTGATTTAATTAATTTTGAAGGTGGTGCTTTGGTATCGAAATATATTTATAATGCTTTAGTGAGTATTGCGAATTATAATGAGGAATTGGTTTTTATAAAGCAGGATTAG
- a CDS encoding sialidase family protein produces MNVKKYVSAFILTAVLFSCKSVKKEMQAVNITQNYIAEKPVTAASHASTLVELDPNNIMAAWFGGKYEGAKDVGIYVSSYKDKKWSAPKELIKPLVKDGDTLPCWNPVLFKSKAQNLYLFYKVGKNPREWFGAMIVSKDNGNTWSESKYLPKGILGPIRNKPIETSSGIILCGSSTESIDDNKWRVFIETYNETSDSWTITDINDKKNFDIIQPTFLVHSDKEIQILSRSRHNKLISSWSEDNGKTWQKTDSINVVNSNSGVDAVTLSNKSFLLVNNPLKMGKDWFNGRNVLDVEYSKDGVNWKKLFDLENQKEGEFSYPAIIQTSDKKIHVLYTYDRKFIKHTTFDLK; encoded by the coding sequence ATGAATGTAAAAAAATATGTATCGGCTTTTATTTTGACTGCTGTTTTGTTTTCCTGTAAATCAGTAAAAAAAGAAATGCAGGCCGTTAATATCACACAAAATTACATAGCCGAAAAACCCGTTACGGCAGCAAGCCACGCCTCAACATTAGTCGAATTGGACCCCAATAATATCATGGCAGCCTGGTTTGGTGGTAAATACGAAGGCGCAAAAGATGTTGGGATTTATGTTTCTTCGTATAAAGACAAAAAATGGTCGGCACCAAAAGAACTTATCAAACCTTTAGTAAAAGACGGCGATACACTGCCATGCTGGAATCCGGTTTTGTTTAAAAGTAAAGCACAAAATTTATATTTGTTTTATAAAGTTGGAAAAAATCCAAGAGAATGGTTTGGTGCGATGATCGTTTCTAAAGACAACGGAAATACGTGGAGTGAATCAAAATATCTTCCAAAAGGAATTTTAGGCCCCATCCGAAACAAGCCAATCGAAACTTCTTCTGGAATTATTTTATGCGGAAGCAGTACCGAAAGTATCGATGATAACAAATGGAGAGTTTTTATTGAAACGTATAATGAAACCAGCGACAGCTGGACGATTACCGATATCAACGACAAGAAAAATTTCGACATTATCCAGCCCACATTTTTAGTTCATTCTGATAAAGAAATCCAGATTTTATCCCGAAGCCGACATAACAAATTGATTTCATCATGGTCTGAAGATAATGGAAAAACATGGCAGAAAACGGATAGCATTAATGTTGTAAATTCAAATTCAGGAGTCGATGCGGTAACTTTATCGAATAAATCATTTTTATTGGTAAATAATCCATTAAAGATGGGAAAAGACTGGTTTAACGGAAGAAACGTTCTCGATGTAGAATATTCTAAAGACGGTGTAAACTGGAAAAAGTTATTTGATCTTGAAAATCAAAAAGAAGGAGAATTCAGTTATCCGGCAATTATTCAAACTTCCGATAAAAAAATACATGTTTTGTACACCTATGATAGAAAGTTTATCAAGCACACCACATTCGATTTAAAATAA
- a CDS encoding mechanosensitive ion channel family protein codes for MNSKRNSFYLPALFLMLFFTSISYSQTSTAKTENRGKLFEETTTDSDYLIAIEKAGEVLESAGHDIDFEGSTFHLFGEIKRTESKLDLILASLKGANPNVRNQQMYRIVLKEIEQELNEQNDAINSRNQNLEKIKSRIIDLRKDKTLFTLIKDTIRKKQFKTELANLKKTYLRTDSLMTKNQGILNDKKRLTVEHKIAVSNALSTVETKLEKSGISILKKEYPSLWSTDSTAKKEATQTIKSKIIIEENVAAYYLSYKSGALITLCFFLGLLAWYISRNLKYLKTNGYAENLSLFNFKYLNRGVILPVVTIGLNIATVSNLYAPALFLELLQLALLAVLIVLFKKDWSGVSMRNWLLLSGLFFALCFLDLFIGVGLLQRCSFIIINILGIRYGLVQIKSLKDQLYIKAFFKWASIIFIGLNGLSILYNLFGRVSLSNMLTLTAFISLTQIVALSVLLKIILEIILLQIYTTRIKRGIEKIFDYESLSDTLKRPFIIVISYMWLVVIASNLNIWESLRDSLASLLSRPNTIGSITFTLGNIVLFFIIVWIAHLLQKYVAYFFGEIEDENEENINKRQHSKLLITRLIVLIVGYLLAVAASGMPLDKLSILLGALGVGVGLGLQNVVNNFVSGIILIFDKPIQIGDVIDISSESGRVKSMGLRTTKINAPNGAEIIIPNGNLLSQNITNWTYTDNFKLVDISIEISGDATPEDINATILTALESLPLVNNTRTPQIYYNSISDNKFKLQIKFWCSIYRTEETISTAKQVLFSNFKAKGLTFLT; via the coding sequence ATTTGAAGAAACTACAACCGACAGCGATTATCTTATCGCTATTGAAAAAGCCGGAGAAGTTCTTGAATCAGCTGGACATGATATCGATTTTGAAGGAAGTACTTTTCATCTTTTTGGAGAAATTAAAAGAACCGAAAGCAAACTTGATCTGATTCTGGCAAGTTTAAAAGGTGCCAATCCAAACGTGCGTAACCAGCAAATGTACCGCATTGTTTTAAAGGAAATCGAACAAGAATTAAATGAGCAAAACGATGCCATCAATTCCCGAAATCAGAATCTTGAAAAAATCAAAAGCAGAATAATAGATCTGCGAAAAGACAAAACTTTATTCACGCTGATTAAAGATACTATTCGCAAAAAACAGTTTAAAACTGAATTAGCGAATCTTAAAAAAACGTATTTAAGAACCGACAGTCTGATGACCAAAAATCAGGGAATCCTAAATGATAAAAAACGATTAACTGTCGAGCATAAAATTGCGGTTTCAAATGCACTTTCGACAGTAGAAACCAAACTCGAAAAATCAGGAATCAGTATTCTTAAAAAGGAATATCCTTCTTTATGGAGCACCGATTCTACTGCAAAAAAAGAAGCAACACAAACTATCAAATCAAAAATTATTATTGAGGAAAATGTTGCCGCTTATTATTTAAGCTACAAATCCGGAGCATTAATTACGCTTTGTTTCTTTTTGGGACTTTTGGCTTGGTACATTTCTCGAAACTTAAAATACTTAAAAACAAACGGCTACGCAGAAAATCTTTCTCTTTTTAATTTTAAATATTTAAACCGAGGAGTTATTTTACCTGTCGTTACAATAGGTTTAAATATTGCTACAGTAAGCAATTTATATGCTCCTGCTCTATTCTTAGAATTGTTACAATTGGCTTTGTTGGCAGTTTTGATAGTTTTATTTAAAAAAGATTGGTCAGGCGTTTCAATGCGAAACTGGCTTTTGCTTTCTGGTTTATTTTTTGCCCTTTGTTTCCTGGATTTATTTATTGGTGTTGGATTATTACAGCGTTGTTCATTCATTATCATCAATATCCTTGGAATACGATATGGATTAGTTCAGATTAAAAGTCTAAAAGATCAATTGTATATCAAAGCGTTCTTTAAATGGGCCAGCATCATTTTTATCGGATTAAATGGTTTATCGATTTTGTACAATCTTTTCGGAAGAGTTTCTCTTTCCAATATGCTGACACTAACTGCTTTTATTTCTCTTACACAAATTGTGGCGTTAAGCGTTCTTTTGAAAATCATTTTAGAAATAATCCTTTTACAGATTTACACTACGAGAATAAAACGAGGAATTGAAAAAATATTCGATTACGAAAGTTTATCAGATACCTTAAAAAGACCTTTTATCATAGTAATCAGTTATATGTGGCTGGTTGTAATTGCATCAAATTTAAATATTTGGGAATCATTACGAGATTCGCTGGCTTCTTTATTAAGTCGCCCAAACACAATTGGAAGCATCACTTTTACTTTAGGAAATATTGTTCTGTTTTTTATTATTGTATGGATTGCGCATCTATTACAAAAATATGTCGCTTACTTTTTTGGAGAAATCGAAGACGAAAATGAAGAGAATATCAACAAAAGACAACATTCTAAATTACTTATAACAAGACTTATTGTTTTAATCGTTGGATATCTTTTAGCCGTTGCCGCTTCTGGAATGCCTTTAGACAAATTAAGTATTCTTTTAGGAGCTTTAGGTGTCGGTGTTGGACTTGGACTTCAGAATGTCGTTAATAATTTCGTTTCGGGTATTATTTTAATTTTTGATAAACCGATTCAAATTGGAGACGTTATCGATATTAGTTCAGAATCTGGACGAGTAAAATCGATGGGATTACGTACCACAAAAATCAACGCTCCAAACGGTGCCGAAATCATTATTCCGAATGGTAATTTATTATCTCAGAATATCACCAACTGGACGTATACTGATAATTTCAAATTAGTAGATATTTCTATAGAAATTAGCGGCGATGCAACTCCAGAAGATATAAATGCAACCATACTAACCGCTCTTGAAAGTCTGCCTTTGGTAAATAATACCAGAACACCACAGATTTATTACAACTCAATTTCAGATAATAAATTTAAACTGCAAATCAAATTCTGGTGCAGTATTTACAGAACCGAAGAAACAATCAGCACAGCCAAACAAGTTCTGTTCAGCAATTTTAAAGCTAAAGGGTTGACTTTTTTGACTTAA
- a CDS encoding SusD/RagB family nutrient-binding outer membrane lipoprotein: MKYSFKIKTLGVALMAVSILSSCTGDFDEINKDPNSLTEDQLDATLAGPSFASALYAGIHNGSYSSPGVDDQGTWGIATGILSSTFIHYLNCGYGTERNAFVNGYEGRGWTRFYTVAVPALNNAIKASEGNAEALAILKIWKVFMYNQMVDAYGPIPYTEAGNGKEKVAYDSVEFIYEDFFKLLDEANATLKSSSLTTVAAFQPNDRLYSGNVANWRVFGNSMRLRLALRISDKEPAKAKTQAEAAVAAGVMETNAQSAFFKVSNITPNNLNMIVNSWGYTMTASMESILVGYNDPRLEKWFAPLDAAAQTKVYRGQPVGGLEDQFGTTKFSAFNNDIMGNGAANTLSESKNIEVFMASENYLSRAEGALNGWNMGGSAQSLYETGIRLSLQQWGITDTAAINAYISGSTLPTLPNVLTVYPNLDLLDIPVKLPVAWSGTEANQRTQIAVQKYLAIFPESWEAWADLRRSDAKVIYPPLNTDNNDAGVGKSLMKRIIYTTNEYSSNKDAVTDGISKLGGPDSGGTRLWWDTK, translated from the coding sequence ATGAAATATAGTTTTAAAATAAAAACGTTAGGAGTTGCATTAATGGCAGTTTCTATTTTATCAAGCTGTACCGGCGATTTTGATGAAATAAACAAAGATCCTAATTCATTGACTGAAGATCAATTAGATGCTACTTTAGCAGGGCCTTCATTCGCATCTGCACTTTACGCAGGTATTCACAATGGTTCTTACTCATCTCCTGGAGTTGATGATCAAGGAACATGGGGTATCGCGACGGGTATTTTGTCTTCAACTTTCATCCACTACTTAAATTGTGGATATGGTACTGAAAGAAATGCATTTGTAAATGGATATGAAGGACGTGGATGGACAAGATTCTACACAGTTGCTGTTCCAGCTTTAAACAATGCGATTAAAGCATCTGAAGGAAATGCTGAAGCTTTAGCAATCCTTAAAATCTGGAAAGTTTTCATGTACAACCAAATGGTTGATGCATACGGACCAATTCCTTACACTGAAGCAGGAAACGGAAAAGAAAAAGTTGCTTATGACAGCGTTGAATTTATTTATGAAGATTTCTTCAAATTATTAGATGAAGCAAACGCTACTTTAAAAAGCTCTTCACTTACAACTGTAGCAGCATTTCAGCCAAACGATCGTTTGTATTCTGGAAACGTAGCAAACTGGAGAGTATTTGGAAACAGTATGAGACTTCGTTTAGCTTTAAGAATTTCTGATAAAGAACCAGCAAAAGCAAAAACTCAAGCAGAAGCTGCTGTAGCAGCTGGAGTTATGGAAACTAATGCTCAAAGTGCATTCTTCAAAGTAAGTAATATTACTCCAAACAATTTAAACATGATTGTGAACAGCTGGGGTTATACTATGACAGCTTCTATGGAAAGTATCTTGGTTGGATACAATGACCCTCGTTTAGAAAAATGGTTTGCACCTCTTGATGCAGCAGCTCAAACAAAAGTGTATAGAGGACAACCAGTTGGAGGTTTAGAAGATCAATTTGGAACAACTAAATTTTCTGCTTTCAATAACGACATTATGGGTAATGGAGCAGCAAATACACTTAGTGAAAGTAAAAATATCGAAGTTTTCATGGCTTCTGAAAATTACTTAAGCAGAGCAGAAGGAGCTTTAAACGGATGGAACATGGGTGGAAGCGCTCAGTCTCTTTATGAAACAGGTATTAGATTGTCTTTACAACAATGGGGAATTACTGATACGGCTGCAATCAATGCTTATATTTCAGGATCGACTTTACCAACTTTACCAAACGTTTTAACGGTTTATCCAAACTTAGATTTATTAGATATTCCAGTTAAATTACCTGTTGCATGGTCTGGAACAGAAGCTAATCAACGTACGCAGATCGCAGTTCAAAAATATTTAGCAATTTTCCCTGAATCTTGGGAAGCTTGGGCTGATTTAAGAAGAAGCGATGCAAAAGTGATTTATCCGCCATTAAATACAGATAATAACGATGCAGGAGTTGGAAAAAGTTTAATGAAAAGAATTATCTACACAACAAACGAATATTCTTCAAACAAAGACGCTGTTACAGATGGTATTTCAAAACTTGGAGGACCTGATTCAGGAGGAACAAGACTTTGGTGGGATACTAAATAA
- a CDS encoding SusC/RagA family TonB-linked outer membrane protein, which produces MIKDVLKLLFVVCLFGFQSLEAQTTVKGTITDAQSGIPIPGANVVVKGTKTSTSSDFDGKYSITVPNQSAVLVFSYVGSASKEVTVGTQTTINAALGAATQQLGEVVVTALGIKREKKAITYSAQNVSVDELSEARSLNVANSLSGKVAGLNFSTTSNGVGSASRITLRGNRSLNGNNQPLYVVDGVPISNGTTTTNPDIDTGGTTQPDGISNINPEDIASMTVLKGPSAAALYGSRASNGVIVITTKSGKAGKTSVSVSSNFMASSAYNLMNLQNEYGQGTNGNYVSNSSSSWGAPLDGRQVSAWQLVRNPNYTGPATQSYSPQPNNVIDFYKTGYNLANTLTVTAGNEKAQGYFSYTNTRAEGIVGGNQLDRHNLNLRLTSKISDKLSLDVKTNYIVQDIDNLLRTGEESIGTSAYLLPRSIAYNDYKNFEYFDAAGQRQLNYFIDETGSPGGNPFWSALRDDARSDKRNRFIGLASLKYEFNKHLSLQGRAGLDQMTNKNVRNRYATAAFNSNLGSYSESYETVSELNIDALLAYNQKFGDFSIGLNAGASSLQQNSSALNSGGVLSKRNFFALANVQTVQSTSTASEKRINSVYGFGQIGFRNYLFLDLTARNDWSSTLPTDYFYPSFGLSAVISDMVTLPEVISFAKLRASYAQVGNDTDPYQTQQRFSYIGGNGGMLYGQSTKANPNLKPEISSSTEFGADVRFFNNRLGLDFTYFNTLTDNQIFYINTPESSSYSRAIVNGGDIENKGIELTLTATPIQTENFSWDITANYASYKSKVKSIYDGRDELVLGEGRLVRSKVVQGGEYGDLYIKGFQRDPNGNIIVNSAGIPLATNGFDVRAGNFNPDWTGGFRNSFKYKDFSLSFLVDFRIGGEVISYTQARQAGLGVSDITLAGRQGGIVVDGVVSNGNGTYSPNTTSITAEQYWTAIGQRTPIAEPFIYDATNIRLRELVFSYSLPKRLLGNSGFTNIDFSLVGRNLFFFVNKAKYFDPEAGAGTGNLQGIESFNIPSTRDYGVNVKFGF; this is translated from the coding sequence ATGATCAAGGACGTACTAAAATTACTGTTTGTTGTGTGCTTATTTGGCTTTCAAAGTCTAGAAGCGCAAACTACAGTAAAAGGAACGATAACAGATGCTCAAAGCGGAATTCCGATCCCTGGAGCAAACGTTGTTGTTAAAGGAACAAAAACAAGTACATCATCAGATTTTGATGGTAAGTACTCAATTACAGTTCCAAATCAATCAGCAGTTTTGGTTTTCTCTTATGTTGGTTCAGCTTCAAAAGAGGTTACAGTAGGAACTCAAACTACCATCAACGCTGCTTTAGGTGCTGCTACTCAACAATTAGGCGAGGTAGTGGTTACTGCTCTTGGTATTAAGAGAGAGAAAAAAGCAATTACTTACTCAGCTCAGAACGTTTCTGTAGACGAGTTATCAGAAGCAAGATCTTTAAACGTTGCCAACTCACTTTCAGGTAAAGTTGCAGGTCTTAACTTTTCTACTACTTCAAATGGTGTTGGTTCTGCGTCAAGAATTACATTAAGAGGTAACCGATCTCTTAACGGAAACAACCAGCCATTATATGTAGTAGATGGTGTGCCAATCAGTAACGGAACAACTACAACAAATCCTGACATCGATACAGGAGGTACAACTCAGCCAGATGGTATATCGAATATCAACCCTGAGGATATTGCTTCGATGACAGTTTTGAAAGGACCTTCTGCTGCAGCTCTTTACGGATCAAGAGCAAGTAATGGTGTTATCGTAATTACAACAAAATCTGGTAAAGCAGGAAAAACATCAGTTTCGGTATCGTCTAACTTCATGGCTTCATCAGCGTACAACTTGATGAACCTTCAAAATGAATATGGTCAAGGTACAAATGGAAATTATGTTTCGAACTCAAGCTCAAGCTGGGGTGCGCCTTTAGACGGTCGTCAGGTATCTGCATGGCAATTAGTTCGTAATCCAAATTATACCGGACCGGCTACACAAAGCTATTCTCCACAACCAAATAACGTTATTGATTTCTATAAAACAGGATATAACTTAGCAAACACTTTAACGGTTACTGCTGGTAACGAAAAAGCGCAAGGATATTTCTCTTATACGAATACACGTGCTGAAGGTATTGTTGGAGGTAACCAATTAGACAGACACAATCTTAACTTAAGATTGACGAGCAAAATTTCTGATAAATTATCTTTAGATGTTAAAACAAACTACATTGTTCAAGATATCGATAACTTATTAAGAACAGGAGAAGAATCTATCGGAACCTCAGCTTATTTATTGCCTCGTAGTATCGCGTACAACGATTACAAAAACTTTGAATATTTTGATGCTGCAGGACAAAGACAATTAAATTATTTTATTGACGAAACAGGATCTCCAGGAGGAAACCCATTCTGGTCTGCTTTAAGAGATGATGCTCGTTCAGATAAAAGAAACAGATTTATTGGTTTAGCATCTCTTAAATATGAGTTTAACAAACACTTAAGCTTACAAGGTAGAGCAGGTTTAGACCAAATGACCAACAAAAACGTAAGAAACAGATATGCAACTGCAGCTTTCAACAGCAACTTAGGTTCATACAGCGAATCTTATGAAACAGTAAGCGAATTAAACATTGATGCTTTACTTGCTTACAACCAAAAATTTGGTGATTTCTCTATCGGACTTAATGCTGGTGCGAGTTCATTACAGCAAAATAGTTCAGCTTTAAACTCAGGAGGTGTATTAAGTAAAAGAAACTTCTTCGCATTGGCTAACGTACAAACAGTTCAATCGACTTCTACAGCTTCAGAAAAAAGAATCAATTCTGTTTACGGATTTGGTCAAATTGGTTTCAGAAACTATTTATTCTTAGACCTTACCGCTAGAAATGACTGGTCTTCTACTTTACCAACCGATTATTTCTATCCATCATTTGGTCTTTCTGCAGTTATTTCAGATATGGTAACATTACCTGAAGTAATCAGTTTTGCAAAACTAAGAGCTTCTTACGCACAAGTGGGTAACGATACAGATCCTTATCAAACACAACAAAGATTCTCATACATTGGAGGAAACGGTGGTATGTTATACGGACAAAGCACAAAAGCAAATCCAAACTTAAAACCAGAGATTTCTTCTTCTACAGAGTTTGGTGCTGATGTGAGATTCTTCAACAACCGTTTAGGTTTAGATTTCACGTATTTCAATACGTTAACTGACAATCAGATTTTCTACATCAACACTCCAGAATCTTCTTCTTATTCAAGAGCGATTGTAAACGGTGGTGATATTGAAAACAAAGGTATCGAGCTTACACTTACTGCAACTCCTATTCAAACTGAAAACTTCAGCTGGGATATTACAGCAAACTACGCTTCTTATAAATCTAAAGTAAAATCTATTTATGATGGAAGAGACGAATTAGTACTTGGTGAAGGACGTTTAGTAAGAAGTAAAGTTGTTCAAGGTGGTGAATACGGAGATTTATATATTAAAGGTTTCCAAAGAGATCCAAACGGAAATATCATCGTAAACAGTGCAGGTATTCCATTAGCAACTAACGGTTTCGACGTTCGTGCAGGAAACTTCAACCCAGACTGGACAGGTGGTTTTAGAAACAGCTTTAAATACAAAGATTTCTCATTAAGCTTCTTAGTTGATTTCAGAATTGGTGGTGAAGTTATTTCATACACTCAAGCTAGACAAGCTGGTTTAGGGGTTAGTGATATTACATTAGCAGGAAGACAAGGCGGAATTGTAGTAGATGGTGTTGTTTCTAACGGAAACGGAACGTATTCTCCAAACACAACAAGCATTACAGCTGAACAATACTGGACAGCAATTGGACAAAGAACTCCTATTGCAGAACCTTTTATTTATGATGCTACAAACATCAGATTAAGAGAGCTTGTATTTAGTTATTCATTACCAAAACGATTATTAGGTAATTCAGGATTTACAAATATTGACTTCTCATTAGTAGGAAGAAATTTATTCTTCTTCGTGAACAAAGCTAAATATTTTGATCCAGAAGCAGGAGCAGGAACAGGAAACCTGCAAGGTATAGAATCTTTCAACATTCCTTCAACGAGAGATTATGGAGTTAATGTTAAATTTGGATTTTAA